A stretch of the Lactuca sativa cultivar Salinas chromosome 9, Lsat_Salinas_v11, whole genome shotgun sequence genome encodes the following:
- the LOC111903013 gene encoding uncharacterized protein LOC111903013, producing the protein MVSESWFHSIWKPSKNHNHGPEKARIGVLVFEVASVMSKLVHQWNSLTDKQVMKLREEISNSVGIKKLISEDDDHVVDLICTEMLHNLENIAKVVTRLSKKCKDPLLICFERAYDDLIKHGVDQYQWQVSWKKMNTKVKKMETFIMVNANLYQEMETLTELEQMLKRMKNNEDHDTIIVAEYTKKVTLKQKQVRRLKEISLWNRTYDYVVLLLARSIFTIFARIGHVFGITHVLPQIEESMVIDSSRNQSVSGFLESSVTMFNSGPLGNINAKSGPISKFYSGPLGKQRNTSYFSGTIANPTSSKSGPLTRAAKSGLKWWNNSSKIHGKSITPNLSSTNSKTHNQVSRFSSKKQKPQIAPPPPETLGAVALALHYANVIIVLEKLVASPHLIGHDARDDLYNMLPKTVRNGLRGRLKPYAKSMGSCVYDNDLAEEWSEAMLGILDWLSPLAHNMIRWQSERSFEHQNLLSRTNVLLVQTVYYANQEKIEAMIVELLVGLNYIWRFSREVNAKSLECENGVDD; encoded by the coding sequence ATGGTTTCCGAATCATGGTTTCATAGCATCTGGAAACCTTCAAAGAACCACAACCATGGTCCAGAAAAGGCACGAATTGGAGTGTTGGTGTTTGAAGTAGCAAGTGTAATGTCCAAGCTTGTTCATCAATGGAACTCCCTTACAGATAAACAAGTCATGAAGTTAAGAGAAGAGATCAGCAACTCAGTAGGCATCAAAAAGCTCATATCAGAAGACGATGATCATGTAGTAGACTTAATCTGCACCGAAATGCTTCACAACTTAGAAAACATTGCAAAAGTTGTAACAAGACTCTCAAAGAAATGCAAAGATCCCCTTCTAATTTGCTTTGAACGTGCATACGATGATTTGATCAAACATGGTGTTGATCAATACCAATGGCAAGTTTCTTGGAAGAAGATGAACACAAAAGTGAAAAAGATGGAAACTTTCATCATGGTTAATGCAAATCTATATCAAGAAATGGAAACCCTAACTGAGCTTGAACAAATGTTGAAGAGAATGAAGAACAACGAAGATCATGACACCATAATTGTAGCTGAATACACAAAGAAGGTGACATTGAAGCAGAAACAAGTGAGGCGTTTGAAAGAGATCTCATTATGGAACAGGACATACGACTATGTTGtcctccttcttgcaagatcTATTTTCACCATTTTTGCTAGAATTGGACACGTATTTGGAATCACTCATGTCTTACCTCAAATTGAAGAAAGTATGGTGATAGATTCTTCACGCAATCAATCCGTATCTGGGTTTCTTGAATCTTCAGTTACAATGTTCAATTCAGGTCCCTTGGGTAACATTAATGCCAAATCCGGCCCGATTTCAAAATTCTACTCGGGCCCACTTGGTAAACAAAGAAACACAAGTTATTTTTCAGGAACAATCGCGAATCCAACATCATCAAAATCAGGTCCTTTGACTCGAGCTGCTAAATCCGGGCTAAAATGGTGGAATAATTCATCAAAGATCCATGGAAAAAGCATCACCCCTAATCTTTCAAGTACTAATTCAAAGACCCACAATCAAGTTTCAAGATTTTCTAGCAAAAAGCAAAAACCCCAAATTGCCCCTCCTCCTCCAGAAACCCTTGGTGCTGTTGCTTTAGCTTTACACTATGCGAATGTGATTATAGTACTTGAGAAATTAGTAGCATCACCTCATTTGATTGGGCATGATGCAAGAGATGATTTATACAACATGTTGCCTAAAACAGTGAGAAATGGTTTAAGGGGAAGGTTAAAACCATATGCAAAAAGTATGGGTTCTTGTGTTTATGATAATGATCTTGCAGAAGAATGGAGTGAGGCTATGTTGGGAATTTTGGATTGGTTATCACCACTTGCTCATAATATGATAAGATGGCAAAGTGAAAGAAGTTTTGAGCATCAAAATTTGCTTTCTAGAACCAATGTTCTTTTAGTGCAAACTGTTTACTATGCAAATCAAGAAAAGATTGAAGCTATGATTGTTGAGCTTTTGGTGGGGCTTAATTATATATGGAGGTTTAGTAGGGAAGTTAATGCAAAAAGTTTGGAGTGTGAGAATGGTGTTGATGACTGA
- the LOC111903011 gene encoding uncharacterized protein LOC111903011 isoform X2: MAQSTNAESPPIGEGSNNINNGDSTAIVATANSPATPAAVNSPGTGEDLTKSGEITPNGRRSKKPKHESSAGGDHRKEREEWSDTAIAILLDSYTDKYMALNRSNLRGKDWEVVAELVAEGCDKHSRKSIEQCKNKIDNLKKRYKLETQRMESNGGSVSSWIWFKKMERVFGNATITKSGAASDDDKSIGVSSAQRPRRSASIPVLDNIKTTTNTKWKRVVFKVSGTSLAGSGQSIDPKVALQIAEEVATASRCGVEVAIIIGGRNFFCGDSWVSATDLDRPTAYQIGMMATVMNSILLQSALEKLNIQTRVQSAFVMPEIAEPYNRLRAMRHLDKGRVVIFGGVGAGTGNPLFTTDTAAALRASEINADAVIKGTNVNGICDKNNVALDHISFRDAVSRDCSSMDLMAIQFCEENAIPVVIFNMLEPGNVSKALTGEQVGTLIEG, from the exons ATGGCTCAATCAACAAATGCTGAATCGCCTCCGATCGGCGAAGGGAGTAATAACATCAACAACGGAGATTCCACGGCCATCGTCGCCACGGCAAATTCTCCCGCCACGCCTGCCGCCGTGAATTCTCCGGGGACCGGAGAAGACCTGACGAAATCTGGTGAAATCACTCCGAATGGAAGGCGGAGCAAGAAACCGAAACACGAATCCAGCGCAGGTGGAGATCACCGGAAGGAGCGGGAGGAGTGGAGTGATACTGCTATCGCGATCCTCCTTGACTCATACACGGACAAATACATGGCGTTGAATCGGAGTAATTTGCGAGGGAAAGATTGGGAAGTGGTGGCTGAATTGGTTGCCGAAGGTTGTGATAAACATTCGCGTAAGAGTATCGAGCAGTGCAAGAACAAAATTGATAATTTGAAGAAGAGGTATAAGCTCGAGACGCAGAGAATGGAGAGTAATGGTGGTAGCGTTAGTAGCTGGATTTGGTTCAAAAAAATGGAACGAGTGTTTGGAAATGCGACGATCACCAAGAGCGGAGCAGCATCCGACGATGATAAGTCCATCGGAGTTTCCTCCGCTCAGAGGCCAAGACGATCTGCCAG CATTCCTGTTCTGGACAACATAAAAACAACCACAAACACCAAATGGAAAAGAGTGGTCTTTAAAGTCAGTGGCACCTCATTAGCTGGAAGTGGTCAAAGCATTGACCCAAAG GTTGCTTTACAAATTGCAGAAGAAGTAGCAACAGCATCTCGTTGTGGTGTCGAG GTTGCTATTATCATCGGAGGGCGTAACTTCTTTTGTGGGGATTCTTGGGTGTCAGCAACTGATTTAGATAGGCCAACAGCTTATCAAATTGG CATGATGGCAACAGTTATGAATTCAATTTTACTTCAATCAGCATTAGAGAAATTGAATATTCAAACGCGCGTACAAAGTGCTTTTGTGATGCCAGAAATAGCTGAACCATATAACCGCTTACGTGCCATGCGCCACCTGGACAAGGGTAGAGTTGTCATTTTTGGCGGTGTTGGGGCGGGCACTGGGAACCCACTTTTTACAACTGATACAGCAGCAGCTTTACGAGCCTCTGAAA TCAACGCAGATGCGGTTATTAAAGGTACAAATGTAAATGGTATATGCGATAAAAACAATGTAGCATTGGATCATATTTCCTTTCGTGATGCGGTTTCTAGAGATTGCTCTTCAATGGATTTAATGGCGATTCAATTTTGTGAAGAGAATGCGATTCCTG ttgTGATATTTAACATGCTGGAGCCTGGGAATGTTTCAAAGGCGTTGACTGGAGAACAAGTTGGGACGTTGATAGAAGGGTAA
- the LOC111903011 gene encoding uridylate kinase PUMPKIN, chloroplastic isoform X1 yields MAQSTNAESPPIGEGSNNINNGDSTAIVATANSPATPAAVNSPGTGEDLTKSGEITPNGRRSKKPKHESSAGGDHRKEREEWSDTAIAILLDSYTDKYMALNRSNLRGKDWEVVAELVAEGCDKHSRKSIEQCKNKIDNLKKRYKLETQRMESNGGSVSSWIWFKKMERVFGNATITKSGAASDDDKSIGVSSAQRPRRSARLTPNSIPVLDNIKTTTNTKWKRVVFKVSGTSLAGSGQSIDPKVALQIAEEVATASRCGVEVAIIIGGRNFFCGDSWVSATDLDRPTAYQIGMMATVMNSILLQSALEKLNIQTRVQSAFVMPEIAEPYNRLRAMRHLDKGRVVIFGGVGAGTGNPLFTTDTAAALRASEINADAVIKGTNVNGICDKNNVALDHISFRDAVSRDCSSMDLMAIQFCEENAIPVVIFNMLEPGNVSKALTGEQVGTLIEG; encoded by the exons ATGGCTCAATCAACAAATGCTGAATCGCCTCCGATCGGCGAAGGGAGTAATAACATCAACAACGGAGATTCCACGGCCATCGTCGCCACGGCAAATTCTCCCGCCACGCCTGCCGCCGTGAATTCTCCGGGGACCGGAGAAGACCTGACGAAATCTGGTGAAATCACTCCGAATGGAAGGCGGAGCAAGAAACCGAAACACGAATCCAGCGCAGGTGGAGATCACCGGAAGGAGCGGGAGGAGTGGAGTGATACTGCTATCGCGATCCTCCTTGACTCATACACGGACAAATACATGGCGTTGAATCGGAGTAATTTGCGAGGGAAAGATTGGGAAGTGGTGGCTGAATTGGTTGCCGAAGGTTGTGATAAACATTCGCGTAAGAGTATCGAGCAGTGCAAGAACAAAATTGATAATTTGAAGAAGAGGTATAAGCTCGAGACGCAGAGAATGGAGAGTAATGGTGGTAGCGTTAGTAGCTGGATTTGGTTCAAAAAAATGGAACGAGTGTTTGGAAATGCGACGATCACCAAGAGCGGAGCAGCATCCGACGATGATAAGTCCATCGGAGTTTCCTCCGCTCAGAGGCCAAGACGATCTGCCAG GCTTACCCCCAACAGCATTCCTGTTCTGGACAACATAAAAACAACCACAAACACCAAATGGAAAAGAGTGGTCTTTAAAGTCAGTGGCACCTCATTAGCTGGAAGTGGTCAAAGCATTGACCCAAAG GTTGCTTTACAAATTGCAGAAGAAGTAGCAACAGCATCTCGTTGTGGTGTCGAG GTTGCTATTATCATCGGAGGGCGTAACTTCTTTTGTGGGGATTCTTGGGTGTCAGCAACTGATTTAGATAGGCCAACAGCTTATCAAATTGG CATGATGGCAACAGTTATGAATTCAATTTTACTTCAATCAGCATTAGAGAAATTGAATATTCAAACGCGCGTACAAAGTGCTTTTGTGATGCCAGAAATAGCTGAACCATATAACCGCTTACGTGCCATGCGCCACCTGGACAAGGGTAGAGTTGTCATTTTTGGCGGTGTTGGGGCGGGCACTGGGAACCCACTTTTTACAACTGATACAGCAGCAGCTTTACGAGCCTCTGAAA TCAACGCAGATGCGGTTATTAAAGGTACAAATGTAAATGGTATATGCGATAAAAACAATGTAGCATTGGATCATATTTCCTTTCGTGATGCGGTTTCTAGAGATTGCTCTTCAATGGATTTAATGGCGATTCAATTTTGTGAAGAGAATGCGATTCCTG ttgTGATATTTAACATGCTGGAGCCTGGGAATGTTTCAAAGGCGTTGACTGGAGAACAAGTTGGGACGTTGATAGAAGGGTAA